Proteins from one Macrobrachium rosenbergii isolate ZJJX-2024 chromosome 14, ASM4041242v1, whole genome shotgun sequence genomic window:
- the LOC136845514 gene encoding mucin-2-like: MRRRRRTIREALVMDFDLPGEDGVFCTILHVTAIMSADSAAWDHRSHTNEMRADGIQSYLCDSQRHLPSRSTSLDHAHLISHIRAVLHVNDASGLAAKAVNSTKLSINISESLLIDTRNPNTHHFQSGSKRRRNVNNEEKINIHHIPAGSMGRRNVNNVENIDTHHIQSGSKRRRNVNNEEKINIHPIQSGSRGRRNVNSVEKMNTHHFPTGSREIRNENSVEKINSHLIQSGSRKRRDENNIEEELNEDLDNMKRDIQKMVKVLQKRKWAQFSSRTSHYVIQTNCRGFNGSIKGSFQDMMDEIFQNIIDVLLQVVLVPAGSSSSTVNLDDILCLRELMRSISQSVKDGTIKPTRPEANYTSENSKEVINAINDTQNAINEVKSSTTTLKPQTTERPKEPTTSRPATTIRPKETTPVASAVKKLIQSLQMEKEKVKQRIAEKDKKLEAIQKAQQVFQSLKLAVNKIKGRRKREAAFVIHDMDNDGLITISPYCEVNTNNSVTGTPSEVLLSLLEETESIFNRSYEQITCYLGLLEVFLNSLENGTYTIEDSAIEEISTSVDQAHSTVQNFTYSQQQELVNLNDQIETLDQEIAKAQSSIATETSAEPKTGAPDTTSPEISAEPTTGVPETTGPPTSAQPTTDALDTTGPQTSAQPSTDAPDTTGLQSSAQPSTDAPDTTGPQTSAQPSTDAPDTTGSQASYQPSTGTPDTTGPQTSAQASTDAPDTTDPQTSSQPSTDAPDTTSPQTSAQPSTATQDTTGPQTSSQPPTAAPDTSGPQTSAKPSTDASDTILPQTSAQASTGAPDTSGPETSAQPSTADPDTSGPQTSAQPSTDAPDASGPQTSAQPSTDALHISGPQTSAQPSTDDPDTTGPQTSAQTSTGAPDTSGPQTSDQPSTDAPDTTGPQTSAQPSNASPDTSGPETSAQPSADVPDTSGSQTSAQPSSVAPDTTGPQTSVQPSTDAPDTTGPQTSAQPSTDALDTTGPQTSAQPLTDAPGTTGPQTSTEPTADAPDTTGPQISAQPSTDAPDTTGPQTTAQPSTGAPETTGPQASTEPTTDAPDTTGPQTSTEPMTYASDTTGLQTSAQPLTGAPDTTGPQTSTVSITDVPDTAGPQTSAEPMADAPDSTGPQTSAESTTDESETTGPKTSAEPMTDAPDNTSPQTSAEPTTDQPETAGPKISTEPMTDAPDTTGPETSAQSTTDGPETTVPETSGEPTTDAPDATGPQTSAESTTDEPETIVPETPAESTTDAPSNTGPETSTEPTTNAPDATGPQTSAEPTTGAPDTTGPQTSTEPTTDEPETTGPETSAEPTTDERESTGPEMSTGPTTDAPDTTGHQTSTEPMTGAPKTTGPQTSTEPTSDKPETTGPETSVEPMTDTQDATGSQASAEPVTDEPETTVPETSDEPTTDVPDTTGPQTSTKPTTDEPETTGPETSAEPITDEPGTTVPETSAEPTTDAPETTGPETSTEPTTAAQDTTGPQTSAEPATDEPETRVPETSTEPTTDAPDTTGPHTSTESTVGAPETTGPQTSAEPKTDTPGATGPQSSGEPTTDEPETTGPESSAELTTDEPDTTVPETSTEPTTDAPDTTGPQTSIESTTGAPDTIDPQTSTEATADEPETNGPETADNETNQDYLETLMIKLKETERIIRNIRSRINLLERLRMALESLKQSIESRNRRRRSRRPTYNLITANENGGVTVSPFCDYNDSFTASPDTVIYHVTDLLNDTVLQSPEDQLLCIGDLLEALADAVVCGQISVNATKIDVLTEIIDITTETIFGGINSNYVSLVKFRKQLGDLYKIIRVSEGIGHNYPPILDDIHVQVVQIVNSN, encoded by the exons ATGAGGAGACGAAGGCGGACCATCAGAGAAGCTTTGGTAATGGATTTCGACCTGCCTGGAGAAGATGGCGTCTTCTGTACCATTCTGCACGTGACAGCCATAATGTCCGCGGATTCAGCGGCGTGGGATCATCGCTCTCATACTAATGAGATG AGAGCGGATGGAATCCAATCCTACCTCTGTGACAGCCAGCGACACCTACCATCCCGATCCACTTCACTTGATCATGCTCACCTCATCTCCCACATCCGAGCAGTATTACACGTCAATGACGCGTCTGGTTTAGCCGCCA AGGCAGTAAATTCAACGAAGCTTTCGATAAACATCTCAGAGAGCTTGCTAATAGACACCAGGAACCCAAACACTCACCATTTCCAATCAGGAtccaagagaagaagaaatgtaaacaacgaagagaaaataaacattcaccACATCCCAGCAGGATCCATGGgaagaagaaatgtaaacaatgtAGAGAATATAGACACTCATCATATCCAATCAGGAtccaagagaagaagaaatgtaaacaatgaagagaaaataaacattcaccCTATCCAATCAGGATCCAGGGgaagaagaaatgtaaacagTGTGGAGAAAATGAACACTCATCATTTCCCAACAGGATCCagggaaataagaaatgaaaacagtgTGGAGAAAATAAATTCCCACCTTATCCAATCAGGGTCCAggaaaagaagagatgaaaacaATATTGAAGAAGAACTGAACGAAGACCTGGACAACATGAAACGAGATATTCAAAAGATGGTCAAAGTCCTCCAGAAGAGGAAATGGGCCCAATTCTCCTCCAGGACGTCTCACTACGTCATCCAGACCAACTGTAGGGGGTTCAACGGCTCCATCAAAGGTTCCTTCCAGGATATGATGGACGAGATTTTCCAGAATATCATTGACGTGTTGCTACAAGTGGTCCTGGTTCCAGCTGGGTCGTCTTCGTCGACTGTTAACTTGGATGAT ATTCTGTGTCTACGAGAGCTCATGCGTTCCATCTCCCAGTCTGTCAAAGATGGAACGATAAAACCTACGCGTCCTGAAGCCAACTACACGTCTGAGAATTCCAAGGAGGTCATCAACGCCATCAATGATACCCAAAATGCCATCAACGAAgttaaaa gctcAACAACTACTCTGAAACCACAAACAACTGAGCGTCCTAAAG AACCGACAACTTCGAGACCAGCAACGACTATACGTCCTAAAG AAACTACACCAGTAGCATCTGCTGTAAAGAAACTCATTCAGTCGCTAcagatggagaaagagaaagtaaagcaACGAATTGCAGAGAAGGACAAGAAATTAGAGGCCATACAGAAAGCCCAACAGGTTTTCCAGAGCCTGAAACTGgctgtaaataaaatcaaaggcaGGCGTAAGAGGGAAGCGGCGTTTGTCATTCATGACATGGATAATGATGGCCTTATAACCATATCTCCTTATTGCGAGGTGAATACTAACAATTCAGTCACAGGAACTCCATCGGAAGTCCTACTTAGTCTCCTTGAGGAAACGGAGTCCATCTTTAACAGATCCTACGAACAAATCACCTGTTACTTAGGCTTACTCGAGGTCTTCCTAAACAGTTTGGAGAATGGAACTTACACCATCGAAGACTCGGCGATTGAAGAGATAAGTACCAGCGTTGACCAGGCGCATTCCACCGTTCAGAATTTCACCTACAGCCAGCAGCAAGAGTTAGTCAACTTGAACGATCAGATTGAAACCCTCGATCAGGAGATTGCAAAAGCGCAGTCATCTATAGCTACAG AAACATCAGCTGAACCGAAGACAGGTGCACCAGACACTACAAGTCCAGAAATATCAGCTGAACCAACGACTGGTGTACCAGAAACCACAGGTCCTCCAACATCAGCTCAACCAACGACTGATGCACTAGACACCACAGGTCCTCAAACATCAGCTCAGCCATCGACTGATGCCCCAGACACCACAGGTCTTCAATCATCAGCTCAACCATCGACTGATGCCCCAGATACCACAGGTCCTCAAACATCAGCTCAACCATCGACTGATGCCCCAGACACCACAGGTTCTCAAGCATCATATCAACCATCGACTGGTACCCCAGACACCACAGGTCCTCAAACATCAGCTCAAGCATCAACTGATGCCCCAGACACCACAGATCCTCAAACATCATCTCAACCATCAACTGATGCCCCAGACACCACAAGTCCTCAAACATCAGCTCAACCATCGACTGCTACCCAAGACACCACAGGTCCTCAAACATCATCTCAACCACCGACTGCTGCCCCAGACACATCAGGTCCTCAAACATCAGCTAAACCATCGACTGATGCCTCAGACACAATACTTCCTCAAACATCAGCTCAAGCATCAACTGGGGCCCCAGACACCTCAGGTCCTGAAACATCAGCTCAACCATCGACTGCTGACCCAGACACATCAGGTCCTCAAACATCAGCTCAACCATCGACTGATGCCCCAGATGCCTCAGGTCCTCAAACATCAGCTCAACCATCGACTGATGCCCTACACATCTCAGGTCCTCAAACATCAGCTCAACCATCGACTGATGACCCAGACACCACAGGTCCTCAAACGTCAGCTCAAACATCAACTGGTGCCCCAGACACCTCAGGTCCTCAAACATCAGATCAACCATCGACTGATGCCCCAGACACCACAGGTCCTCAAACATCAGCTCAACCATCGAATGCTTCCCCAGACACCTCAGGTCCTGAAACATCAGCTCAACCATCGGCTGATGTGCCAGACACCTCAGGTTCTCAAACATCAGCTCAACCCTCATCTGTTGCCCCAGACACCACAGGGCCTCAAACATCAGTTCAACCATCGACTGATGCCCCAGACACTACAGGTCCTCAAACATCAGCTCAACCATCGACTGATGCCCTAGACACTACAGGGCCTCAGACATCAGCCCAACCATTGACTGATGCCCCAGGCACCACAGGTCCTCAGACTTCAACTGAACCAACAGCTGATGCACCAGACACCACAGGTCCTCAAATATCAGCTCAACCATCGACCGATGCCCCAGACACCACAGGTCCTCAAACAACAGCTCAACCATCGACTGGTGCCCCAGAAACCACAGGTCCTCAAGCATCAACTGAACCAACAACTGATGCACCGGACACCACAGGCCCTCAAACATCAACTGAACCAATGACTTATGCCTCAGACACCACAGGTCTTCAAACATCAGCTCAACCATTGACTGGTGCACCAGACACCACAGGTCCTCAAACTTCAACTGTATCAATAACTGATGTGCCAGACACCGCAGGTCCTCAAACATCAGCTGAGCCAATGGCTGATGCACCAGACTCCACAGGTCCCCAAACTTCAGCTGAATCGACAACTGATGAATCAGAAACCACAGGCCCAAAAACATCAGCTGAACCAATGACTGATGCACCAGACAACACCAGTCCCCAAACATCAGCTGAACCAACAACTGATCAACCAGAAACCGCAGGTCCAAAAATATCAACTGAACCAATGACTGATGCACCAGATACCACAGGTCCTGAAACATCAGCTCAATCAACGACTGATGGACCAGAAACCACAGTTCCAGAAACATCAGGTGAACCAACAACTGATGCACCAGACGCCACAGGTCCTCAAACATCAGCTGAATCAACGACTGATGAACCAGAAACCATAGTTCCAGAAACACCAGCTGAATCAACGACTGATGCACCAAGCAACACAGGTCCTGAAACATCAACTGAACCAACAACTAATGCACCAGATGCCACAGGTCCTCAAACATCAGCTGAACCAACGACTGGTGCCCCAGACACCACAGGTCCTCAAACATCAACTGAACCAACGACTGATGAACCAGAAACCACAGGTCCAGAAACATCAGCTGAACCAACGACTGATGAGCGAGAATCCACAGGTCCAGAAATGTCAACTGGACCAACAACTGATGCACCAGACACCACAGGTCATCAAACATCAACTGAGCCAATGACTGGTGCCCCAAAGACCACAGGTCCTCAAACATCAACTGAACCAACGTCTGATAAACCAGAAACCACAGGTCCAGAAACATCAGTTGAACCAATGACTGATACACAAGACGCCACAGGTTCTCAAGCATCAGCTGAACCAGTGACTGATGAACCAGAAACCACAGTTCCAGAAACATCAGATGAACCTACAACTGATGTACCAGACACCACAGGTCCTCAAACATCAACTAAACCAACAACTGATGAACCAGAAACCACAGGTCCAGAAACATCAGCTGAACCAATAACTGATGAACCAGGAACCACAGTTCCAGAAACATCAGCTGAACCAACGACTGATGCACCAGAAACCACAGGTCCTGAAACATCAACTGAACCAACAACTGCTGCACAAGACACGACAGGACCTCAAACATCAGCTGAACCAGCGACCGATGAACCAGAAACCAGAGTTCCAGAAACATCAACTGAGCCAACGACTGATGCACCAGACACCACAGGTCCTCATACATCAACTGAATCAACGGTCGGTGCCCCAGAAACCACAGGTCCTCAAACATCAGCTGAACCAAAGACTGATACACCAGGTGCCACAGGTCCTCAATCATCAGGTGAACCAACGACTGATGAACCAGAAACTACAGGTCCTGAATCATCAGCTGAACTAACGACTGATGAACCAGACACCACAGTTCCAGAAACATCAACTGAACCAACGACTGATGCACCAGACACCACAGGTCCTCAAACATCAATTGAATCAACGACTGGTGCCCCAGACACCATAGATCCTCAAACGTCAACTGAAGCAACAGCTGATGAACCAGAAACCAACGGTCCAGAAACAGCAG ACAATGAAACCAACCAAGATTACCTCGAAACCTTGATGATAAAACTTAAGGAGACTGAGAGAATCATAAGGAACATCCGCAGCAGGATTAATCTGCTGGAAAGACTGAGGATGGCTTTGGAAAGTCTGAAACAGTCCATCGAATCGAGGAACAGGAGACGACGAAGTAGAAGGCCAACGTACAACCTGATCACGGCCAATGAGAATGGAGGcgttactgtatctcctttctgTGACTACAACGACAGTTTTACAGCGTCGCCTGACACTGTCATTTACCACGTGACTGACCTGCTAAACGACACTGTGCTCCAGTCCCCTGAGGATCAGCTCCTTTGCATAGGGGATCTTTTAGAAGCCTTAGCTGATGCTGTCGTGTGCGGGCAAATAAGTGTTAACGCCACAAAGATAGATGTGCTCACTGAGATCATTGATATTACGACGGAAACTATTTTTGGAGGAATTAACAGTAACTACGTGTCTCTGGTGAAGTTCCGCAAGCAACTGGGAGATTTGTACAAGATAATACGCGTTTCAGAAGGCATAG GACACAATTACCCACCGATACTG GATGATATACACGTGCAAGTGGTCCAGATTGTAAACAGTAATTGA